The proteins below are encoded in one region of Pseudomonas entomophila L48:
- the rpsH gene encoding 30S ribosomal protein S8 produces the protein MSMQDPLADMLTRIRNAQMAEKSVVSMPSSTLKVAVAKVLKDEGYIAGYEVTGEAKPSLSIELKYFEGRPVIEELKRSSRPGLRQYKAVSELPKVRGGLGVSIVSTNKGVMTDRAARAAGVGGEVLCTVF, from the coding sequence ATGAGTATGCAGGACCCGTTAGCGGACATGCTAACTCGCATCCGTAATGCCCAGATGGCTGAAAAGTCTGTCGTAAGCATGCCTTCCTCCACCCTGAAGGTCGCGGTTGCCAAAGTACTGAAAGACGAAGGTTACATCGCTGGCTACGAAGTCACTGGTGAAGCCAAGCCTTCCCTGTCGATCGAACTGAAGTACTTCGAAGGCCGTCCGGTCATCGAGGAACTGAAGCGTTCCAGCCGTCCTGGCCTGCGCCAGTACAAGGCCGTCTCTGAGCTGCCGAAAGTACGTGGCGGCCTGGGCGTGTCTATCGTCTCCACCAACAAAGGTGTGATGACTGACCGCGCTGCGCGCGCTGCCGGTGTCGGCGGCGAAGTTCTGTGCACAGTGTTCTAA
- the rplF gene encoding 50S ribosomal protein L6 — protein MSRVAKNPVKLPAGVEVKFAGQQLSVKGAKGTLELNVHSSVEVTEEAGELRFSARNGDQQARAMAGTTRALVNNMVQGVSQGFERKLQLVGVGYKAQAKGTVLNLALGFSHPVDYELPAGITAETPSQTDILIKGIDKQLVGQVAAEVRGFRPPEPYKGKGVRYADEVVRRKEAKKK, from the coding sequence ATGTCTCGCGTCGCTAAGAACCCCGTTAAGCTGCCAGCAGGCGTCGAAGTCAAATTCGCCGGTCAGCAGCTTTCGGTGAAGGGTGCCAAGGGCACTCTCGAACTGAACGTTCACTCGTCTGTTGAAGTTACCGAAGAAGCTGGTGAGCTGCGTTTCTCCGCTCGCAACGGTGACCAGCAAGCTCGCGCCATGGCCGGTACCACCCGCGCCCTGGTGAACAACATGGTCCAGGGCGTAAGCCAAGGCTTCGAGCGCAAGCTCCAGCTGGTCGGTGTTGGTTACAAGGCACAGGCCAAAGGCACCGTCCTGAACCTGGCTCTGGGCTTCTCGCACCCAGTGGATTACGAACTGCCAGCCGGTATCACCGCTGAAACCCCAAGCCAGACCGACATCCTGATCAAGGGTATCGACAAGCAGCTGGTAGGTCAGGTGGCCGCTGAAGTCCGCGGTTTCCGTCCGCCAGAGCCTTACAAGGGCAAGGGTGTGCGTTACGCGGACGAAGTAGTCCGTCGTAAAGAAGCCAAGAAGAAGTAG
- the rplR gene encoding 50S ribosomal protein L18, giving the protein MTDKKVTRLRRARKARLKMHELEAVRLCVFRSSQHIYAQVISADGSKVLASASTLDKELRDGATGNIDAATKVGKLVAERAKAAGVSQVAFDRSGFKYHGRVKALADAAREGGLEF; this is encoded by the coding sequence ATGACCGACAAAAAAGTTACTCGACTGCGTCGCGCTCGCAAAGCACGCCTGAAAATGCACGAGCTCGAAGCCGTGCGTCTGTGCGTGTTCCGCTCCTCGCAGCACATCTACGCCCAGGTCATTTCGGCCGACGGCAGCAAGGTTCTGGCAAGCGCCTCGACCTTGGACAAAGAACTGCGTGATGGCGCCACCGGCAACATCGACGCGGCCACTAAGGTTGGCAAGCTGGTAGCTGAGCGTGCGAAAGCCGCCGGTGTATCTCAAGTTGCCTTTGACCGTTCCGGCTTCAAGTACCATGGCCGCGTCAAAGCGCTGGCTGATGCTGCTCGTGAAGGCGGGCTGGAGTTCTAA
- the rpsE gene encoding 30S ribosomal protein S5, which translates to MANNDQKRDEGYIEKLVQVNRVAKTVKGGRIFTFTALTVVGDGKGRVGFGRGKSREVPAAIQKAMEAARRNMIQVDLKGTTLQYATKAAHGASKVYMQPASEGTGIIAGGAMRAVLEVAGVQNVLAKCYGSTNPVNVVHATFKGLKAMQSPESIAAKRGKTVEEIF; encoded by the coding sequence ATGGCAAATAACGATCAAAAGCGCGACGAAGGCTACATCGAGAAGCTGGTTCAAGTTAACCGCGTAGCCAAAACCGTAAAAGGCGGCCGTATCTTCACCTTCACCGCGCTGACCGTGGTAGGTGATGGCAAGGGCCGTGTTGGCTTCGGCCGTGGCAAATCGCGCGAAGTACCTGCCGCGATCCAGAAAGCCATGGAAGCTGCCCGTCGCAACATGATTCAGGTTGACCTGAAAGGCACCACCCTGCAGTACGCCACCAAGGCCGCCCACGGCGCCTCGAAGGTCTACATGCAGCCTGCCTCGGAAGGTACCGGTATCATCGCCGGTGGCGCAATGCGTGCCGTCCTGGAAGTTGCTGGTGTTCAGAACGTCCTGGCCAAGTGCTACGGTTCGACCAACCCGGTGAACGTGGTTCATGCCACCTTCAAGGGTCTGAAAGCCATGCAATCCCCTGAGTCCATTGCTGCCAAGCGCGGCAAGACTGTCGAGGAGATCTTCTGA
- the rpmD gene encoding 50S ribosomal protein L30, whose product MATVKVTLIKSVSGRIPNHKLCVKGLGLRRIGHTVEVQDTPENRGMINKAYYMLKVEG is encoded by the coding sequence ATGGCAACCGTAAAAGTAACGCTGATCAAGAGCGTCTCGGGCCGTATCCCTAACCACAAGCTGTGCGTTAAGGGTCTGGGTCTGCGTCGCATCGGTCACACTGTAGAAGTCCAGGATACTCCCGAGAACCGCGGGATGATCAACAAGGCCTACTACATGCTGAAGGTCGAGGGCTAA
- the rplO gene encoding 50S ribosomal protein L15: MKLNDLSPAPGSRREKHRPGRGIGSGLGKTGGRGHKGQTSRSGGSIAPGFEGGQQPLHRRLPKFGFVSLKAMDRAEVRLSELAKVEGDLITVQSLKDANVIGQHVQRVKIMLSGEVTRAVTLKGIAVTKGARAAIEAAGGKFEE, translated from the coding sequence ATGAAACTCAATGATCTGAGTCCAGCGCCGGGTTCCCGTCGCGAGAAGCACCGTCCGGGCCGTGGTATCGGTAGCGGTCTGGGTAAAACCGGTGGCCGTGGCCACAAAGGTCAGACCTCCCGTTCCGGTGGTTCCATTGCTCCAGGCTTCGAAGGCGGTCAACAGCCGCTGCACCGTCGCCTGCCGAAGTTCGGCTTCGTTTCCCTGAAAGCCATGGACCGCGCTGAAGTGCGTCTGTCCGAGCTGGCCAAGGTGGAAGGCGATCTGATCACCGTTCAGTCCCTCAAGGACGCCAACGTGATCGGCCAGCACGTACAGCGCGTGAAAATCATGCTGTCGGGCGAAGTCACTCGCGCAGTCACCCTCAAGGGTATCGCCGTCACCAAAGGTGCACGTGCGGCTATCGAAGCAGCTGGCGGCAAGTTCGAGGAATAA
- the secY gene encoding preprotein translocase subunit SecY: MAKQGALSSLGKGGMSELWARLRFLFMAIIVYRIGAHIPVPGINPDRLADLFRQNEGTILSLFNMFSGGALERMSIFALGIMPYISASIIMQLMTAVSPQLEQLKKEGEAGRRKISQYTRYGTVILALVQAIGMSIGLANQGVAFSAGLGFHVVAVSTFVAGAMFMMWLGEQITERGVGNGISMLIFAGIVAGLPRAIGQSFESARTGDINIFALVAIGLLAVAIIGFVVFIERGQRRIAVHYAKRQQGRKVFAAQTSHLPLKVNMAGVIPAIFASSILLFPASLGAWFGQSEGMGWLQDISQSIAPGQPLNILLFSAGIIFFCFFYTALMFNPKDVAENLKKSGAFIPGIRPGEQSARYIDGVLTRLTMFGALYMMAVCLLPQFLVVAANVPFYLGGTSLLIVVVVVMDFMSQVQSHLVSHQYESLMKKANLKGYGGSGLLR, from the coding sequence ATGGCTAAGCAAGGTGCTCTCTCTTCGCTCGGTAAGGGCGGGATGTCGGAACTCTGGGCTCGTCTGCGTTTTCTGTTCATGGCGATCATCGTCTATCGAATCGGCGCGCACATCCCGGTACCAGGCATTAACCCGGACCGTCTCGCGGATCTGTTCCGGCAGAATGAGGGGACCATTCTTAGCTTGTTCAACATGTTTTCCGGCGGCGCGCTGGAGCGCATGAGCATTTTTGCACTGGGGATCATGCCGTACATCTCGGCGTCGATCATCATGCAGCTCATGACCGCTGTCAGCCCGCAGCTGGAGCAGTTGAAGAAGGAAGGTGAAGCTGGCCGTCGCAAGATCAGCCAGTACACCCGCTACGGCACCGTTATCCTGGCGCTGGTTCAAGCCATTGGCATGTCCATTGGCCTGGCCAACCAGGGCGTGGCGTTTTCTGCAGGCCTCGGCTTCCATGTCGTCGCCGTCTCCACTTTCGTGGCGGGCGCGATGTTCATGATGTGGCTGGGCGAGCAGATCACCGAGCGCGGTGTGGGCAACGGTATCTCGATGTTGATCTTCGCAGGTATCGTTGCCGGTCTTCCGAGAGCAATCGGGCAGTCTTTCGAGTCTGCGCGTACAGGCGATATCAACATCTTCGCCCTGGTCGCAATCGGTTTGCTGGCAGTAGCGATTATCGGCTTCGTGGTGTTCATCGAGCGTGGTCAGCGTCGTATCGCCGTTCACTACGCCAAGCGTCAGCAGGGCCGCAAGGTCTTCGCTGCGCAGACCAGCCACCTGCCGTTGAAGGTGAACATGGCGGGCGTAATCCCGGCCATTTTCGCGAGCAGCATTCTGCTGTTCCCGGCTTCGCTGGGTGCCTGGTTCGGTCAGTCCGAGGGTATGGGCTGGCTGCAGGACATCTCGCAGTCGATCGCTCCTGGTCAGCCGTTGAACATTCTGCTGTTTAGTGCAGGGATCATTTTCTTCTGCTTCTTCTACACAGCGTTGATGTTCAACCCGAAAGACGTAGCGGAAAACCTGAAGAAGTCCGGTGCCTTTATTCCGGGTATCCGTCCTGGTGAGCAGTCGGCACGCTACATTGATGGCGTCCTGACCCGTTTGACCATGTTCGGTGCTCTTTACATGATGGCCGTCTGCCTTCTGCCCCAGTTCCTGGTGGTGGCAGCAAACGTGCCGTTCTACCTTGGCGGGACCTCGTTGCTGATTGTGGTAGTGGTTGTGATGGACTTCATGTCCCAAGTACAATCGCACCTCGTTTCGCACCAGTACGAATCCCTGATGAAGAAAGCCAACCTGAAAGGCTACGGCGGCAGCGGTCTGCTGCGCTGA
- the rpmJ gene encoding 50S ribosomal protein L36 — MKVRASVKKLCRNCKIIRREGIVRVICSAEPRHKQRQG; from the coding sequence ATGAAAGTTCGTGCATCGGTGAAAAAGCTGTGCCGTAACTGCAAGATCATTCGTCGCGAAGGTATCGTGCGCGTGATCTGCAGCGCGGAACCGCGTCACAAGCAGCGCCAAGGCTGA
- the rpsM gene encoding 30S ribosomal protein S13 encodes MARIAGVNIPDNKHTVISLTYIYGVGRTTAQKICADAGVNPAAKIKDLSDEQIETLRGEVAKFTTEGDLRRDINMKIKRLMDLGCYRGLRHRKGLPVRGQRTKTNARTRKGPRKPIRK; translated from the coding sequence ATGGCCCGTATTGCAGGCGTCAACATTCCAGATAACAAGCATACTGTTATCTCGCTGACCTACATCTATGGTGTCGGTCGCACAACTGCACAGAAGATCTGTGCAGACGCTGGTGTCAACCCAGCCGCTAAGATCAAGGATCTGAGCGACGAGCAAATCGAAACCCTGCGTGGCGAAGTCGCGAAGTTCACCACCGAAGGTGACCTGCGTCGTGACATCAACATGAAGATCAAACGCTTGATGGACCTGGGTTGCTACCGCGGCCTGCGTCATCGTAAAGGTCTGCCGGTTCGCGGTCAGCGCACCAAGACCAACGCACGCACCCGTAAGGGCCCGCGTAAGCCGATCCGCAAGTAA
- the rpsK gene encoding 30S ribosomal protein S11 produces the protein MAKPAARPRKKVKKTVVDGIAHIHASFNNTIVTITDRQGNALSWATSGGSGFRGSRKSTPFAAQIAAERAGQAALEYGLKNLDVNVKGPGPGRESAVRALNSCGYKIASITDVTPIPHNGCRPPKKRRV, from the coding sequence ATGGCAAAACCTGCTGCTCGTCCTCGTAAGAAAGTCAAAAAGACAGTGGTTGATGGCATCGCCCACATCCATGCGTCTTTCAACAACACCATCGTGACCATCACCGACCGTCAGGGCAACGCACTGTCCTGGGCTACTTCCGGTGGTTCGGGTTTCCGTGGTTCGCGCAAATCCACCCCGTTCGCAGCCCAGATCGCTGCTGAGCGTGCTGGTCAAGCTGCGCTGGAATATGGTCTGAAGAACCTCGACGTCAACGTCAAGGGTCCAGGTCCAGGTCGTGAATCCGCCGTTCGTGCACTGAACAGCTGCGGCTACAAGATCGCCAGCATCACCGACGTGACGCCAATCCCGCATAACGGGTGCCGTCCGCCGAAGAAGCGTCGCGTGTAA
- the rpsD gene encoding 30S ribosomal protein S4, whose protein sequence is MARYIGPKCKLSRREGTDLFLKSGVRALESKCNIEAAPGIHGQRRGRQSDYGTQLREKQKVRRIYGVLERQFRGYYQAAASKKGATGENLLQMLECRLDNVVYRMGFGSTRSESRQLVSHKAISVNGKTVNIPSYQVRPGDVVSVREKSLNQLRIVQALELCAQRGRVEWVDVDAAKKSGVFKNVPARSDLSADINENLIVELYSK, encoded by the coding sequence ATGGCACGTTACATTGGTCCAAAATGCAAACTGTCTCGCCGTGAAGGCACTGACCTGTTCCTGAAGAGCGGCGTTCGCGCTCTGGAATCGAAGTGCAACATCGAAGCAGCCCCAGGTATCCACGGCCAGCGCCGTGGCCGTCAGTCCGACTACGGTACCCAGCTGCGCGAGAAACAAAAAGTTCGTCGTATCTACGGCGTACTGGAGCGTCAATTCCGCGGTTACTACCAAGCGGCTGCCTCGAAGAAAGGCGCCACCGGTGAGAACCTGCTGCAGATGCTCGAGTGCCGTCTGGATAACGTCGTCTACCGTATGGGCTTCGGCTCGACTCGTTCCGAGTCCCGTCAGCTGGTTTCGCACAAAGCGATCAGCGTCAACGGTAAGACTGTAAACATTCCATCCTACCAAGTTCGTCCGGGTGACGTGGTCTCGGTTCGCGAGAAGTCGCTGAACCAGCTGCGCATTGTTCAAGCCCTTGAACTGTGCGCCCAGCGTGGCCGCGTTGAGTGGGTAGACGTGGATGCTGCTAAAAAGTCGGGCGTTTTCAAGAACGTTCCTGCTCGCAGCGACCTGTCCGCCGACATCAACGAAAACCTGATTGTCGAGCTCTACTCCAAGTAA